One genomic window of Niveibacterium sp. SC-1 includes the following:
- a CDS encoding DapH/DapD/GlmU-related protein yields MSTYIAAQNLPPPARLSEAPTLAPDAIIRDCHFGAWTEVGGSCRIEHSVFGDYSYIGHHGDVMATDIGKFANIASMVRINPGFHPVERPCQHHILYRASMYSIGEDDPELFHWRRLQRVTIGHDVWIGHGVVIMPGIRVGNGAVIGSGSIVTHDVPAWTIVAGAPARPIRARFPRAVADAVEQVAWWDWDHQTLAERAEDLKDMRRFLARYVDLPGR; encoded by the coding sequence ATGAGTACCTATATCGCCGCACAGAATCTCCCGCCTCCGGCGCGCCTCTCCGAAGCGCCCACGCTCGCGCCCGACGCGATCATCCGCGACTGCCATTTCGGTGCCTGGACCGAAGTCGGTGGCTCCTGCCGCATCGAGCACAGCGTCTTCGGGGACTACAGCTACATTGGCCATCACGGTGACGTGATGGCCACCGACATCGGCAAGTTCGCCAACATCGCTTCCATGGTGCGGATCAACCCCGGCTTCCATCCGGTCGAGCGGCCCTGCCAGCACCACATCCTCTATCGCGCCAGCATGTACAGCATCGGCGAGGACGACCCGGAGCTCTTCCACTGGCGGCGGCTGCAGCGGGTCACGATCGGGCATGACGTGTGGATCGGACACGGTGTGGTGATCATGCCGGGCATCCGCGTCGGCAACGGCGCGGTGATCGGCAGCGGTAGCATCGTCACGCACGACGTGCCCGCCTGGACCATCGTTGCGGGTGCGCCGGCACGTCCGATCCGCGCGCGCTTCCCGCGTGCGGTGGCCGACGCCGTGGAGCAGGTCGCATGGTGGGACTGGGACCACCAGACCCTGGCCGAACGGGCGGAGGATCTCAAGGACATGCGGCGCTTTCTCGCGCGCTACGTGGATCTGCCCGGGCGCTGA